A DNA window from Vigna unguiculata cultivar IT97K-499-35 chromosome 10, ASM411807v1, whole genome shotgun sequence contains the following coding sequences:
- the LOC114166999 gene encoding solute carrier family 25 member 44-like, producing the protein MSMTMAEEESSEEVNVPGEIDWQMLDKSKFFFLGAALFSGVSATLYPVVVLKTRQQVAQSQVSCINTAFSLIKGEGFRALYRGFGTSLMGTIPARALYMAALEVTKSNVGTATVRFGLGEPTASAVANAAAGLSAAMAAQLVWTPVDVVSQRLMVQGCCDSGNPKASAFRYMNGIDAFRKILSNDGLRGLYRGFGISILTYAPSNAVWWASYSVAQRMVWGGVGYYLSKGNDNATNSALRPDTKTMMAVQGVSAAVAGGMSALITMPLDTIKTRLQVLDGDENGRRGPTIMQTVRSLVREGGWMACYRGLGPRWASMSMSATTMITTYEFLKRLSAKNQEVLT; encoded by the coding sequence ATGAGCATGACAATGGCAGAGGAAGAATCTAGCGAGGAGGTTAATGTTCCGGGTGAGATTGATTGGCAAATGCTTGATAAATCCAAGTTCTTCTTCCTTGGTGCTGCTCTTTTCTCTGGGGTTTCTGCAACCCTTTACCCTGTAGTTGTGTTGAAGACTAGGCAGCAAGTGGCACAGTCCCAAGTATCATGCATCAACACTGCATTTTCATTGATTAAGGGTGAGGGTTTTAGAGCGTTGTACCGTGGGTTTGGGACTTCTTTGATGGGTACAATCCCTGCAAGGGCTCTTTACATGGCTGCATTAGAGGTTACCAAAAGCAATGTGGGAACGGCCACTGTTAGGTTTGGTCTCGGTGAACCAACTGCTTCTGCAGTTGCGAATGCAGCTGCTGGCTTGAGTGCAGCCATGGCAGCACAGCTTGTGTGGACCCCTGTTGATGTTGTGAGCCAGAGGTTGATGGTTCAAGGGTGTTGTGATTCTGGAAATCCTAAAGCTTCGGCATTTCGGTACATGAATGGGATTGATGCCTTCAGGAAGATATTGAGCAATGATGGGCTTAGGGGTTTGTATAGGGGTTTTGGGATCTCAATTTTGACCTATGCCCCTTCAAATGCAGTTTGGTGGGCTTCATATTCTGTTGCACAGAGAATGGTTTGGGGTGGAGTTGGATACTACTTGAGCAAGGGCAATGATAATGCAACTAACAGTGCTTTGAGGCCTGATACAAAAACCATGATGGCAGTTCAGGGAGTCAGTGCAGCAGTGGCTGGTGGCATGTCTGCTTTGATCACCATGCCACTGGACACCATCAAGACAAGACTGCAGGTCTTGGATGGCGACGAGAATGGCCGCCGTGGACCCACCATTATGCAGACAGTGAGGAGTCTGGTCAGGGAAGGTGGTTGGATGGCTTGTTACAGAGGTTTGGGTCCTAGGTGGGCATCAATGTCGATGTCTGCAACAACAATGATCACTACTTATGAGTTCCTCAAACGGCTCTCAGCGAAGAACCAAGAGGTTTTAACATAA
- the LOC114166647 gene encoding uncharacterized protein LOC114166647 isoform X2, translating to MEDESELKEEKKWWKICIENMGNWLANKNKDEWLKDMRGNLSLAATIITTMTFQTAINPPGGVRPATETGNVKCPEKLQGNPCPGEAVLAVVFPDVYIRFLLWNTICFVSSLAVCLLLVSGFPLNHRFFTWLLSIGTCITMTSLTLTYMVGAEMVTPYPVWWSLSFNLRWRGLLGIYPNKSTL from the exons ATGGAGGATGAAAGCGAgttgaaagaagagaaaaaatggtGGAAAATATGTATAGAAAACATGGGGAATTGGTTGGCAAACAAGAACAAAGACGAATGGTTGAAGGACATGAGGGGGAATCTGAGTTTAGCTGCTACAATAATCACAACCATGACCTTTCAAACTGCCATTAATCCACCAGGTGGTGTTAGACCAGCGACAGAGACAGGAAACGTGAAATGCCCAGAAAAGTTACAAGGTAATCCATGCCCTGGAGAAGCAGTTCTTGCTGTAGTTTTCCCAGATGTTTATATCAGATTCCTTCTATGGAACACTATATGCTTCGTTTCATCCTTAGCGGTGTGTCTCTTGCTTGTGAGTGGCTTCCCTCTGAATCACAGATTTTTCACGTGGCTTCTGTCAATAGGCACGTGCATCACCATGACCAGCCTCACTTTGACCTACATGGTTGGTGCAGAAATGGTCACACCTTATCCTGTCTG GTGGAGCTTAAGTTTCAACCTGAGGTGGCGTGGTCTTTTAGGCATATACCCAAATAAATCCACACTATAA
- the LOC114166647 gene encoding uncharacterized protein LOC114166647 isoform X1 has product MEDESELKEEKKWWKICIENMGNWLANKNKDEWLKDMRGNLSLAATIITTMTFQTAINPPGGVRPATETGNVKCPEKLQGNPCPGEAVLAVVFPDVYIRFLLWNTICFVSSLAVCLLLVSGFPLNHRFFTWLLSIGTCITMTSLTLTYMVGAEMVTPYPVWYTTNTMFNKVIYIWFSLLGLVTLVLCLRLFVWTVTKCIHKRKR; this is encoded by the coding sequence ATGGAGGATGAAAGCGAgttgaaagaagagaaaaaatggtGGAAAATATGTATAGAAAACATGGGGAATTGGTTGGCAAACAAGAACAAAGACGAATGGTTGAAGGACATGAGGGGGAATCTGAGTTTAGCTGCTACAATAATCACAACCATGACCTTTCAAACTGCCATTAATCCACCAGGTGGTGTTAGACCAGCGACAGAGACAGGAAACGTGAAATGCCCAGAAAAGTTACAAGGTAATCCATGCCCTGGAGAAGCAGTTCTTGCTGTAGTTTTCCCAGATGTTTATATCAGATTCCTTCTATGGAACACTATATGCTTCGTTTCATCCTTAGCGGTGTGTCTCTTGCTTGTGAGTGGCTTCCCTCTGAATCACAGATTTTTCACGTGGCTTCTGTCAATAGGCACGTGCATCACCATGACCAGCCTCACTTTGACCTACATGGTTGGTGCAGAAATGGTCACACCTTATCCTGTCTGGTACACCACTAATACCATGTTTAATAAAGTCATTTACATTTGGTTTTCACTCCTAGGACTCGTCACTCTTGTTCTTTGTCTGCGACTATTTGTTTGGACTGTCACTAAATGCATTCACAAACGTAAACGGTGA
- the LOC114165883 gene encoding uncharacterized protein LOC114165883 has translation MDGVSLPTSMVSRKGRPNWMEERRGSLMVVATVLATMSFQIAINPPGGVWQSTSYAEQGCEPGTTCHAGTSVLAFGDSNQRTKFEIFMLLCTISFSASLSTIILLICVVSLRNNLIMWFLTILMFISLVCTAGAYAICIWMILFPLGDAVQVVTKYYAWFWVGFTVLVCVGFFCRLVFWFLKKFFRFLCCR, from the coding sequence atggATGGAGTGTCACTACCAACGAGCATGGTGAGTCGAAAAGGAAGGCCTAATTGGATGGAAGAGAGAAGAGGGTCTCTAATGGTGGTGGCCACTGTTCTTGCAACAATGAGTTTCCAAATCGCCATAAACCCTCCGGGGGGTGTTTGGCAATCTACCTCGTATGCAGAACAAGGTTGTGAACCTGGTACGACATGTCACGCAGGTACTTCAGTTTTGGCCTTTGGCGACAGCAACCAAAGgacaaaatttgagatattcATGCTGTTGTGTACCATCTCTTTCTCAGCATCTCTCAGCACAATCATATTACTCATCTGTGTAGTTTCCCTTCGCAACAACCTTATCATGTGGTTCCTCACCATTCTCATGTTCATCTCACTAGTTTGCACAGCAGGAGCCTATGCAATTTGCATTTGGATGATATTGTTTCCTCTTGGTGATGCAGTTCAAGTCGTCACCAAATATTATGCATGGTTTTGGGTAGGGTTTactgttttggtgtgtgtgggTTTCTTCTGTCGCCTTGTGTTTTGGTTTCTGAAGAAGTTTTTCCGCTTCTTGTGTTGCCGCTAG
- the LOC114166497 gene encoding uncharacterized protein LOC114166497 produces the protein MGDPSVSVNVEGEKEETKGWRNGVKKVGNWLKHRDKDELMKDMRGNLSLVATVIATITFQSALNPPGGVIPAKEGGGGPVVCEGDDDQRHPCPGESVLAYAFTQDYTYFLIWNTTCFISSSAVCLLLVSGFPLNHRFFTWLLSIGMCITITSLALTYMFGATLVTPDPVWYKSSSMFQNVFYIWITLLGLVALLLCLRFFVWILTKWITRPKH, from the coding sequence ATGGGAGATCCATCAGTTAGTGTGAACGTTGAAGGTGAGAAGGAGGAGACAAAAGGGTGGAGAAACGGTGTGAAAAAGGTAGGAAATTGGCTGAAGCATAGGGATAAAGATGAATTGATGAAGGACATGAGGGGTAACCTGAGTTTGGTGGCGACGGTAATCGCAACAATTACCTTTCAAAGTGCTCTAAATCCACCAGGTGGCGTTATACCGGCAAAAGAGGGTGGTGGAGGACCGGTGGTTTGTGAAGGTGATGATGATCAGAGACATCCATGTCCTGGAGAATCTGTCTTGGCTTATGCATTTACACAGGATTATACCTACTTCCTTATTTGGAACACAACATGTTTCATATCATCCTCTGCTGTTTGTCTCTTGCTGGTTAGTGGATTCCCTCTAAACCACAGATTTTTCACCTGGCTTTTGTCAATCGGCATGTGCATCACCATCACTAGTCTTGCTCTAACCTACATGTTTGGTGCTACACTCGTTACCCCTGATCCTGTTTGGTATAAATCCTCCTCCATgtttcaaaatgttttttatatttggatAACGCTGCTAGGACTCGTTGCTCTTCTTCTTTGCCTGCGTTTCTTTGTTTGGATTCTCACTAAATGGATTACCAGACCCAAACACTGA